Proteins encoded within one genomic window of Solea senegalensis isolate Sse05_10M linkage group LG11, IFAPA_SoseM_1, whole genome shotgun sequence:
- the slmapb gene encoding sarcolemma associated protein b isoform X1 produces MELSDPLNNVSLIKDDVTRSNIGSSGDSEKIIQRLNDELREAQDLANTEKHKCWELQGQLQQLQDEVTSLREQIDDSASARGELQVARDELQSARGELQSARDQVKSLKRDLEAGSAQRDRDIGAIQANLATVSKELDKWRETAHKYENEIENLQQDLQQQSEQWQKTAQIQADEMRSLQVECKGLQVECSVLRSEKQDILNEHQVEKSSLQSYCEALSAEKEDITKTHLKDKDNLQSECAALHSENKAALQKWQQLETELTSSHAQNAEQSSSLKALERSQQELEKRLADLQLQQQHDNAEWQTKLEEAESRSEALQREAEEAKAELLDVKDKYEKMEQEKQSLTDELDGCKANMKEIQERGTKTTLLLPVQAIVIGLVLALLFWCFGALW; encoded by the exons AACATAGGGTCATCTGGCGACTCGGAAAAAATTATCCAGCGCTTGAACGATGAACTTCGAGAAGCCCAAGACCTTGctaacacagagaaacacaaatgcTGGGAGCTGCAAG gccagctgcagcagctccaggatGAAGTGACAAGTCTCAGGGAGCAGATTGACGACTCCGCCAGTGCACGCGGCGAGCTGCAGGTTGCACGCGACGAGCTGCAGAGTGCACGCGGCGAGCTGCAGAGTGCACGTGATCAGGTGAAGTCGCTGAAGCGTGACCTGGAGGCAGGCAGTGCACAGCGAGACCGTGACATTGGCGCTATCCAGGCGAACCTGGCCACCGTCTCAAAGGAGCTGGACAAGTGGCGCGAGACTGCCCACAAATACGAGAATGAGATTGAAAACCTACAGCAGGACCTTCAGCAGCAGAGCGAGCAGTGGCAGAAAACTGCACAGATACAAG CCGATGAGATGCGGTCCCTGCAGGTGGAGTGTAAAGGCCTCCAGGTGGAATGCTCCGTCCTGCGGTCCGAGAAGCAGGACATCCTGAACGAACACCAGGTTGAAAAGAGCAGCCTGCAGAGTTACTGTGAAGCCCTCTCGGCTGAGAAGGAGGACATCACCAAGACTCACCTGAAGGACAAGGACAACCTGCAGAGCGAGTGTGCAGCGCTGCACTCTGAGAACAAGGCCGCGCTGCAGAAGTGGCAGCAACTGGAAACGGAGCTCACCAG TTCACATGCGCAGAATGCTGAACAGAGCAGCAGCCTCAAAGCCCTGGAGAGGTCCcagcaggagctggagaagagaCTGGCAGacctgcagctccagcagcagcacgacAACGCCGAGTGGCAGACCAAGCTGGAGGAGGCGGAGAGTCGCAGCGAGGCTCTTCAGAGAGAG GCTGAGGAGGCGAAGGCAGAGCTATTGGACGTGAAGGATAAATATGAGAAGATGGAGCAGGAAAAGCAGTCGCTGACAGATGAGCTTGATGGATGCAAAGCTAACATGAAGGAAATACAGGAGAGAGGAACCAAG ACGACCCTATTGCTGCCTGTTCAAGCCATAGTCATCGGCCTTGTCCTGGCTTTGCTGTTCTGGTGCTTCGGCGCATTGTGGTAG